A window of Gadus chalcogrammus isolate NIFS_2021 chromosome 16, NIFS_Gcha_1.0, whole genome shotgun sequence contains these coding sequences:
- the LOC130405359 gene encoding olfactory receptor 4D1-like: MNTSDPLGNWAIQLTLQSLDLPPGQEYPVFVVGTLTYITILFCNTLVFATIVFTKSLHTPMFLLLLNLPIMDMIGATAFLPQLVTSILTKNRSISYPGCLVQAFLIHLYGTGNLIFLTAMAYDRYVAICLPLRYNSIMTPNTLMRLIISIWFADILFFTVLFSLVTRYSICRTKIVDIYCNNPSMTKLLCEDTKVNNYFGLAFIVIFQGAPLVIIMYTYIQILLTCVMTKQDDARGKALQTCGTHLVVFLFFEFNAAITLISHRFESVSPYLRRAVGVSIIIFPPVLNPLIYGLKTKELLKSMIKMFKRVRLPRK; the protein is encoded by the coding sequence ATGAACACAAGTGATCCACTAGGTAACTGGGCAATACAACTAACACTACAGTCACTAGACCTACCGCCTGGCCAAGAATACCCAGTGTTTGTCGTAGGTACTCTGACGTATATAACCATTTTGTTCTGCAATACACTGGTGTTTGCAACGATTGTCTTCACAAAGAGTTTGCATACGCCCATGTTCCTGCTGCTGTTAAACCTACCAATAATGGACATGATTGGAGCCACTGCTTTTCTACCACAGCTTGTAACCAGCATTTTGACCAAGAACCGCTCTATTTCCTACCCTGGGTGCCTCGTTCAGGCCTTTCTCATTCACCTCTACGGTACAGGGAACTTAATCTTTCTAACAGCCATGGCGTATGACAGATATGTTGCCATATGCTTGCCCCTTAGGTACAACTCTATCATGACTCCAAATACTTTGATGAGACTCATAATTTCCATTTGGTTTGCGGACATTCTGTTTTTCACAGTGTTGTTTTCTCTAGTCACAAGGTACAGTATTTGCAGGACTAAAATTGTGGATATTTACTGTAACAATCCATCGATGACAAAACTACTCTGTGAGGACACAAAGGTGAATAACTACTTCGGCTTGGCTTTCATTGTCATATTTCAAGGTGCCCCGCTGGTTATAATAATGTACACATACATCCAGATCTTGCTGACTTGTGTGATGACGAAGCAGGATGATGCGAGAGGGAAAGCTCTCCAAACATGTGGAACACATCTGGTggtttttttattctttgaatTCAATGCTGCCATCACTTTGATCTCTCACAGATTTGAGAGTGTGTCCCCATACCTGAGGAGAGCTGTGGGTGTATCAATTATCATATTTCCCCCAGTCCTCAATCCACTTATATATGGATTAAAGACAAAAGAACTTCTGAAAAGCATGATTAAAATGTTTAAACGAGTGAGGTTACCCAGAAAATGA